A window of Exiguobacterium sp. Helios genomic DNA:
TATGTTTTGGACGACCATCGACCTCAGCTGCAATCTCAACTTCTTCCAGGACCTCATTGACTTCATCGATGACAGACGTGACGAGTGCTTCCCGTTCGGTCCGCTTTTGTTTCATCATCGAGACGATCCGGTAGTACTGTTGCGGGTTGATATAACGCAGACTGATGTCTTCCAGTTCCCATTTGATCGTCGAAATCCCGAGACGATGAGCAAGCGGGGCAAAGATTTCAAGTGTCTCTTCCGCTTTTTGTACTTGCTTCTCTTTGACCATGTGTTGCAAAGTCCGCATATTGTGCAAACGGTCGGCCAGCTTGATCAAGATGACCCGAATGTCCTCGGCCATCGCGATGAACATCTTCCGATGATTCTCGGCCAGTTCTTCCCGTTTCGACTTGTATTTGATTTTACCAAGCTTCGTCACACCATCGACGAGCATCGTAACATCTGCTCCAAATCGTTCCGTCAGTTGTTCCAGCGTAATATCGGTGTCCTCGACGACATCATGAAGAAGCGCGGCAACAATCGTTGTCGCATCCAAACCGATATCCACTAGTATCCCCGCTACTTGAACGGGGTGAATGATGTAAGGTTCACCCGATCGACGAAATTGTCCGTCATGCTCGTCTTTTGCGAATTGATAGGCGCGTTCGATATCTTTAACTTCTGCCTCTGTCATGTACTCCGCACATCGAGCGAGAAGGTCTTCTACATTTACGATTTGTTTATTTGTCATCCCTTATCCTCACCCAGTCCCCGGGATTGATTACGCTGAATCCCTAATATATATCCTCTATTATCGTGAAATTTTGATAATATGTCAAAATAAAAAGAAATACCCCCCCGACCACTGTCGGGAAGGTACTTGCGATTCATTAATCTGCGTAACGAATTAAGGAAAGAATATCGTATCCTTCTAATTTTTCACGTCCACCTAAACCGTCGAGCTCGATCAAGAATCCGATTCCGGCAACCGTTCCACCAAGTTGCTCGATCATTTTGATTGTCGCTTCGATTGTTCCGCCTGTTGCCAGTAGGTCATCCAGGATGACGACGCGTTGTCCTGGTTGAATCGCATCGTGATGCATCGTCAAGACATCTTTTCCGTACTCAAGACCATACTCGACACGGACCGTCTCACGTGGTAATTTCCCTTCTTTACGGACAGGTACAAATCCGATTTCCATCGCGTATGCTGCCGGGCAGCCGACAACAAATCCGCGTGCTTCCGGTCCAGCGATGACGTCCGCTCCTTGTTTACGGGCATAATCGATCAAGGCATCGACCGACTGCTTGTAAGCAGGACCGTTTTGCATCAGGGATGTGATATCTTTGAAACTGATTCCTTCTTTCGGCCAGTTTTCGACCTCTTTTATATGCTGTTTGAACTCCATGTCATTTCCTCCTGCTTCGCCGCTTCTACCAAAGTATCAAAACGCTCTTTCAACTGAGCGAGTGACGAATAAATGTATTGTTGCTCAAGACGTTGACGTTCCTCATGACGCTTGTACGTCGCAGCTTCCGTCAAGTCTC
This region includes:
- a CDS encoding adenine phosphoribosyltransferase; protein product: MEFKQHIKEVENWPKEGISFKDITSLMQNGPAYKQSVDALIDYARKQGADVIAGPEARGFVVGCPAAYAMEIGFVPVRKEGKLPRETVRVEYGLEYGKDVLTMHHDAIQPGQRVVILDDLLATGGTIEATIKMIEQLGGTVAGIGFLIELDGLGGREKLEGYDILSLIRYAD